A single region of the Plantactinospora soyae genome encodes:
- a CDS encoding ABC transporter ATP-binding protein, with product MTRLRAEGLTLGYDDRTVVANLDVSVLDGRITAIVGANACGKSTLLRGLARLLPARGGAVYLDDRAVADLRTLDVAKVLGLLPQTPVAPDGITVADLVSRGRYPHQGWFRRWTDRDHDAVTRALDATGTADLIDRPIRDLSGGQRQRVWVAMALAQETDLLLLDEPTTYLDINHQVELLRLLRKLNAESGKTIVVVLHDLNLACRFCDHVIAMSDGAIVAEGAPTDVVSAELVEKVFGLSCLVVPDPVAGTPMVVPA from the coding sequence ATGACCCGACTGCGCGCCGAGGGCCTGACCCTCGGATACGACGACCGGACCGTCGTCGCCAACCTCGACGTCTCCGTGCTCGACGGCAGGATCACCGCCATCGTCGGTGCCAACGCCTGTGGCAAGTCCACCCTGCTGCGCGGGCTGGCCCGACTGCTGCCGGCGCGCGGCGGCGCCGTCTACCTCGACGACCGGGCCGTCGCCGACCTGCGTACCCTCGACGTGGCGAAGGTGCTCGGGCTGCTTCCGCAGACCCCGGTCGCCCCCGACGGCATCACCGTCGCCGACCTCGTCTCCCGCGGCCGTTATCCGCACCAGGGCTGGTTCCGGCGCTGGACCGACCGCGACCACGACGCGGTCACCCGGGCACTCGACGCCACCGGCACCGCAGACCTGATCGACCGTCCGATCCGGGACCTGTCCGGCGGCCAACGGCAGCGTGTCTGGGTCGCCATGGCCCTGGCCCAGGAGACCGACCTGCTGCTGCTCGACGAGCCCACCACCTACCTGGACATCAACCACCAGGTCGAACTGCTGCGACTGCTCCGCAAGTTGAACGCCGAGTCCGGCAAGACCATCGTCGTCGTCCTGCACGATCTCAACCTCGCCTGCCGGTTCTGCGACCACGTCATCGCGATGTCGGACGGCGCGATCGTCGCCGAGGGCGCCCCGACCGACGTGGTCAGCGCCGAACTGGTCGAGAAGGTCTTCGGGCTCAGCTGCCTCGTCGTACCCGATCCCGTCGCCGGCACACCGATGGTGGTCCCCGCCTAG
- a CDS encoding FecCD family ABC transporter permease — protein MTAVTHPTIAPTGTAASALRDNRRRRRARSVLVTCALVVAVAALFVFTMMVGSFRIGAGEVVASVLHLRDNPSVDFVVRGLRLPTAASALTVGLALGASGTIFQQLLRNPLASPDFVGITSGAGLAAVTGIVLLEAGGLVISGFALGGAILAGLAMYLLAWRDGVTGYRFILIGIGVAIFFDGLIGYVLSRARLFEARQAMHWLTGSVGQASPEELRLLVGALLVLLPVAVLLQRPLRALELGDDAARTLGTRPDLSRAGLLATGIVLVALAVAVAGPIVFVALVAGPIANRLLGPATGGILPAALVGAALLLVADLVAVHLLPTPLPTGVVTGAVGAPYLLWLLATTNRQGAGG, from the coding sequence ATGACGGCAGTGACCCACCCGACCATCGCCCCGACCGGCACGGCGGCGTCGGCGCTGCGGGACAACCGACGGCGTCGGCGGGCCCGTTCCGTCCTGGTGACCTGTGCCCTGGTCGTGGCCGTGGCCGCGCTCTTCGTCTTCACCATGATGGTGGGGAGCTTCCGGATCGGCGCCGGAGAGGTCGTCGCCTCGGTGCTGCACCTACGCGACAACCCCAGCGTCGACTTCGTCGTGCGCGGCCTGCGGCTGCCGACCGCCGCCTCCGCGCTGACGGTCGGTCTCGCCCTGGGCGCCTCCGGGACGATCTTCCAGCAGCTGCTGCGCAATCCTCTCGCCTCCCCGGACTTCGTCGGCATCACCTCCGGGGCCGGGCTCGCCGCCGTCACCGGAATCGTGCTGCTCGAGGCCGGCGGGCTCGTCATCAGCGGGTTCGCCCTCGGCGGGGCCATCCTCGCCGGCCTGGCGATGTACCTGTTGGCCTGGCGCGACGGTGTCACCGGCTACCGGTTCATCCTCATCGGAATCGGCGTGGCGATCTTCTTCGACGGTCTCATCGGCTACGTGCTCAGCCGGGCCCGGCTCTTCGAGGCCCGCCAGGCGATGCACTGGCTGACCGGCTCCGTCGGGCAGGCGAGCCCCGAGGAACTGCGCCTGCTCGTCGGCGCCCTGCTCGTCCTGCTACCCGTCGCGGTGCTGCTCCAACGGCCGCTGCGGGCCCTCGAACTCGGCGACGACGCCGCCCGTACCCTGGGCACCCGACCCGACCTCAGCCGCGCCGGCCTCCTCGCGACCGGCATCGTGCTGGTCGCCCTCGCGGTCGCCGTGGCCGGCCCCATCGTCTTCGTGGCCCTCGTGGCCGGGCCGATCGCCAACCGACTGCTCGGCCCGGCCACCGGGGGGATCCTGCCCGCCGCGCTGGTCGGCGCGGCGCTGCTGCTCGTCGCCGATCTCGTCGCCGTGCACCTGCTGCCCACACCGCTGCCCACCGGCGTGGTGACCGGCGCGGTCGGTGCTCCCTATCTGCTGTGGCTGCTGGCCACCACGAACCGGCAAGGAGCGGGTGGATGA
- a CDS encoding FecCD family ABC transporter permease — protein MSATSRYATRTSGRGGRRATALGPGLAALCVVLAVVAFLSVTMGSRSIGLSEVLRALGNLDSDGSITSTVTLELRVPRTLLGILVGAALGVAGAILQGVTRNPLADAGMMGINSGAAVLVVFAVTVLGVQGVGVYIWFAFAGAIGALVLVYAIASLGREGATPVKLALAGAAVTAGLVSVTTGIVMTNVDALNELRFWQVGSLAGRYTPILTGVAPFLLIGLAASLGFGRVLNGLALGEDTARGLGQNVTRTRTAAFAVVAVLAGAATAACGPIVFIGLVVPHVARLLCGPDYRWILPYSMVLAPIVLLLADVLGRVVAAPDELQVGVVLGVMGAPAFVAIVRYGRLSEV, from the coding sequence ATGTCGGCAACTAGCCGGTACGCGACGCGCACCTCGGGCCGCGGCGGGCGGCGGGCCACCGCTCTGGGCCCCGGGCTCGCCGCGCTCTGCGTGGTCCTCGCCGTCGTCGCGTTCCTGAGCGTGACAATGGGTTCCCGTTCCATCGGGCTGTCCGAGGTGCTGCGCGCCCTCGGCAACCTGGACAGCGACGGGTCGATCACCAGTACGGTCACGCTGGAGCTGCGGGTACCCCGTACCCTGCTCGGCATCCTGGTCGGCGCCGCGCTCGGCGTCGCCGGGGCGATCCTGCAGGGCGTCACCCGCAACCCGCTCGCCGACGCCGGGATGATGGGCATCAACTCCGGTGCCGCCGTCCTCGTCGTCTTCGCCGTCACGGTGCTCGGCGTACAGGGCGTCGGCGTCTACATCTGGTTCGCCTTCGCCGGAGCGATCGGGGCGCTCGTGCTGGTCTACGCGATCGCGTCGCTGGGCCGGGAGGGCGCCACGCCGGTCAAGCTGGCCCTGGCCGGAGCCGCGGTCACCGCCGGTCTCGTCTCGGTGACCACCGGGATCGTGATGACGAACGTGGACGCGCTCAACGAACTGCGCTTCTGGCAGGTCGGCTCCCTCGCCGGCCGCTACACCCCGATCCTGACCGGAGTCGCGCCGTTCCTGCTGATCGGGTTGGCCGCCTCGCTCGGATTCGGGCGTGTCCTCAATGGTCTCGCGCTCGGCGAGGACACGGCCCGTGGGCTCGGCCAGAACGTCACCCGGACCCGCACGGCGGCCTTCGCGGTGGTCGCGGTGCTCGCCGGGGCGGCCACCGCCGCCTGTGGGCCGATCGTCTTCATCGGACTCGTCGTACCGCACGTGGCCCGGCTGCTCTGCGGTCCCGACTACCGGTGGATCCTGCCGTACTCGATGGTGCTGGCGCCGATCGTGCTGCTCCTGGCCGACGTACTCGGTCGGGTCGTGGCCGCCCCCGACGAACTCCAGGTCGGTGTGGTGCTCGGGGTGATGGGCGCGCCCGCGTTCGTGGCGATCGTGCGCTACGGCCGGCTCTCGGAGGTATGA
- a CDS encoding ABC transporter substrate-binding protein, protein MRAWRPVLAVAALSVVLAGCGSSGSSTDDTPAADGPWEFTGGSGQVVKADKTPTRIIAHAGEAAALMSFGIKPVGIFADESVKTDLNLKNLDLSGIEILGEEWGKIDVEKAAALRPDLIVGDWWPAEKAHSGMEEGVDEKSKKLAELAPVTGVTQGKSIVALAEGYEDLAESLGADVNKPEIAANKKRFEEAVTAFKAATATKPSLTVAAMAPADDKVYVANPEYAPELLDLQSWGLKVMNPASPDPGFPYWENLSWENADKYQPDLILWDGRTFTPTVNTEWSKKQPTWFKVKAAKAGAVVAWPAFWLHTYGDFATELTKLTEAVKAADPNVGN, encoded by the coding sequence ATGCGCGCATGGCGTCCGGTCCTGGCCGTGGCCGCGTTGAGCGTCGTGCTCGCCGGCTGCGGCAGCAGCGGTTCCAGTACCGACGACACTCCCGCCGCCGACGGTCCCTGGGAGTTCACCGGTGGCTCCGGCCAGGTCGTGAAGGCGGACAAGACCCCCACCCGGATCATCGCGCACGCGGGCGAGGCGGCCGCGCTGATGTCCTTCGGTATCAAGCCGGTCGGCATCTTCGCGGACGAGTCGGTCAAGACCGACCTCAACCTGAAGAACCTCGACCTGTCCGGGATCGAGATCCTCGGCGAGGAGTGGGGGAAGATCGACGTCGAGAAGGCCGCCGCCCTGCGACCGGACCTCATCGTCGGCGACTGGTGGCCGGCCGAGAAGGCGCACAGCGGCATGGAGGAAGGCGTCGACGAGAAGAGCAAGAAGCTCGCCGAGTTGGCCCCCGTCACCGGAGTCACCCAGGGTAAGTCGATCGTCGCGCTGGCCGAGGGGTACGAGGATCTCGCCGAGAGCCTCGGCGCCGACGTGAACAAGCCGGAGATCGCGGCGAACAAGAAGCGCTTCGAGGAGGCGGTCACCGCCTTCAAGGCGGCGACCGCGACCAAGCCCAGCCTGACCGTCGCGGCGATGGCGCCCGCCGACGACAAGGTGTACGTGGCCAACCCCGAGTACGCGCCCGAACTGCTGGACCTGCAGAGCTGGGGCCTGAAGGTGATGAACCCGGCCAGCCCGGACCCCGGCTTCCCGTACTGGGAGAACCTCAGCTGGGAGAACGCGGACAAGTACCAGCCGGACCTGATCCTGTGGGACGGCCGTACCTTCACCCCCACGGTCAACACCGAGTGGAGCAAGAAGCAGCCGACCTGGTTCAAGGTCAAGGCGGCCAAGGCCGGAGCGGTGGTCGCCTGGCCGGCGTTCTGGCTGCACACGTACGGCGACTTCGCCACCGAGCTGACCAAGCTGACCGAGGCGGTCAAGGCCGCGGATCCGAATGTCGGCAACTAG
- a CDS encoding copper resistance CopC family protein, whose product MTRTSRTGANRGDVGPEDERTGTMPAGRTTSSTDGDERREGVGPVSGRRMRCRVVALAVLGLATMVVGLLTAAPASAHAQLLGSDPKADSTVGAPLTEITLLFNDLVRGDYSTVVLTGPDGRRHGAGQPRAVDKRVHLPISPLRSGGYRVAYRVVSADGHPIEGQFRFTVALAPGQEPTPSATATTPPASPAAAATGTTGKAGSVTPLWWAGAVVVGTALVAAGVALVRRQRRRPIR is encoded by the coding sequence ATGACCCGTACCAGCCGTACCGGCGCGAACCGGGGCGACGTCGGCCCCGAGGACGAGCGGACGGGAACGATGCCGGCCGGCCGGACGACCAGCTCCACCGATGGTGACGAACGACGCGAGGGAGTTGGGCCGGTGTCCGGTCGGAGGATGCGGTGCAGGGTGGTCGCGCTGGCCGTACTCGGCTTGGCCACCATGGTGGTCGGTCTGCTGACCGCCGCCCCGGCGTCGGCGCACGCCCAACTGCTCGGCAGCGACCCGAAGGCGGACTCCACCGTCGGCGCGCCGCTCACCGAGATCACTCTTCTCTTCAACGACCTGGTCCGGGGCGACTACAGCACCGTGGTGCTCACCGGTCCGGACGGGAGGCGACACGGAGCCGGCCAACCTCGGGCGGTGGACAAGCGGGTTCACCTGCCCATCTCCCCGCTGCGGTCCGGCGGCTACCGGGTGGCGTACCGGGTGGTCTCCGCCGACGGGCATCCGATCGAGGGCCAGTTCCGGTTCACCGTCGCGCTCGCGCCGGGCCAGGAGCCCACCCCGTCGGCGACCGCGACCACCCCACCGGCATCCCCGGCCGCCGCAGCGACGGGCACCACCGGGAAGGCCGGCTCCGTTACCCCACTGTGGTGGGCCGGCGCCGTCGTCGTCGGCACCGCGCTGGTCGCGGCCGGGGTTGCCCTGGTACGCCGACAGCGCCGCAGACCGATCCGCTGA
- a CDS encoding Dyp-type peroxidase translates to MTGQSKTRPVSRRRLLTGGALTVGGAVAGAAAVIAATGSGDQSGEPAPVAATAAGTGTGTAAGTGTTIEAFHGPRQAGVATEPQAHAAFVAFTLHRGADRAALGRLMRLLTDDAARLTQGRPALADTEPELAVLPARLTVTFGFGPGLYAAAGRDDRRPPSVAELPAFAIDRLQPAWSGGDLLLQICADDPLTVTHAQRMLVKDARPFAAVRWVQSGFRRSRGTQSPAHTQRNVLGQLDGTANPRPGTPAFEQAVWTADGPDWLRDGTTLVVRRIRAELETWDKLGRADKELAVGRRLDTGAPLSGQHEHDEPDFSALNEGGLPVIPDFAHMTRARVTDDRLKILRRPYNYDGVPDADGRADSGLIFAAYQADIDRQYLPIQRRLAERDLLNDWITPIGSAVFAVPPGCEAGGWIGERLLG, encoded by the coding sequence ATGACCGGCCAGTCGAAGACCCGGCCGGTGAGCCGACGACGCCTGCTCACCGGCGGCGCCCTCACCGTCGGCGGGGCGGTCGCCGGGGCCGCCGCCGTGATCGCGGCGACCGGCTCCGGCGACCAGTCCGGAGAGCCGGCACCGGTCGCCGCGACCGCCGCCGGAACCGGTACGGGCACGGCCGCCGGAACCGGTACCACGATCGAGGCGTTCCACGGTCCCCGGCAGGCCGGTGTCGCCACCGAACCGCAGGCGCATGCCGCCTTCGTCGCCTTCACCCTGCACCGGGGTGCGGACCGGGCGGCCCTGGGCCGGCTGATGCGGCTGCTCACCGACGACGCCGCCCGGCTGACCCAGGGCCGTCCGGCGCTCGCCGACACCGAACCCGAACTCGCCGTGCTTCCGGCCCGGCTCACCGTCACCTTCGGATTCGGCCCCGGCCTGTACGCGGCGGCCGGGCGCGACGACCGGCGGCCGCCCTCGGTCGCCGAACTGCCCGCCTTCGCCATCGACCGGCTGCAACCGGCCTGGTCCGGGGGTGACCTGCTGCTGCAGATCTGCGCCGACGACCCGCTCACCGTCACCCACGCCCAGCGAATGCTGGTCAAGGATGCCCGACCGTTCGCGGCCGTCCGCTGGGTCCAGTCGGGGTTCCGCCGCAGCCGGGGGACGCAGTCTCCGGCGCACACCCAACGCAACGTCCTCGGCCAACTCGACGGCACCGCCAACCCCCGGCCGGGTACGCCCGCGTTCGAGCAGGCCGTCTGGACCGCCGACGGGCCCGACTGGCTGCGCGACGGCACCACCCTGGTGGTACGGCGGATCCGGGCCGAGTTGGAGACCTGGGACAAGCTCGGCCGGGCCGACAAGGAACTCGCGGTCGGGCGGCGACTCGACACCGGGGCGCCGCTGAGCGGGCAGCACGAGCACGACGAGCCCGACTTCTCGGCCCTGAACGAGGGCGGGCTGCCCGTCATCCCGGACTTCGCGCACATGACCCGGGCCCGGGTCACCGACGACCGGCTGAAGATTCTGCGCCGGCCGTACAACTACGACGGGGTTCCGGATGCCGACGGGCGGGCGGACAGCGGGCTGATCTTCGCCGCGTACCAGGCCGACATCGACCGGCAGTACCTGCCGATCCAGCGCCGCCTCGCCGAACGGGACCTGCTCAACGACTGGATCACCCCGATCGGCTCCGCGGTCTTCGCCGTTCCGCCCGGCTGCGAGGCCGGCGGCTGGATCGGCGAGCGGCTGCTCGGATGA
- a CDS encoding copper chaperone PCu(A)C translates to MNISASTGVRRRPAVLAVALAVAITATAATVGCGGAGATPEATPSPIPSASAATSPFTVRDPWVKAADKGMTAAFGTLVNDGDTDLTIVGVSTPVSPMEIHEMAMKDGMMVMQPKAGGLTIRAKSSHVLEPGGDHLMMLDLGGPVRAGDELTFTLSFSDGKTAQFSAVAKPFTGAEESYDPGSGMPMAPTPGMSMSPAA, encoded by the coding sequence ATGAACATCTCGGCATCGACCGGCGTACGACGACGTCCGGCGGTCCTGGCCGTGGCCCTGGCGGTGGCCATCACGGCGACGGCCGCCACCGTCGGCTGTGGCGGAGCGGGGGCGACGCCGGAGGCCACCCCGAGCCCGATCCCGTCGGCGAGCGCCGCCACGAGTCCGTTCACCGTCCGGGACCCGTGGGTGAAGGCCGCGGACAAGGGCATGACCGCCGCCTTCGGCACCCTGGTCAATGACGGTGACACCGACCTCACGATCGTCGGCGTGAGTACGCCGGTGTCGCCGATGGAGATACACGAGATGGCCATGAAGGACGGCATGATGGTCATGCAGCCCAAGGCCGGCGGGCTCACGATCAGGGCAAAGAGCAGCCACGTGCTGGAGCCGGGCGGCGACCATCTGATGATGTTGGACCTGGGCGGGCCGGTCCGGGCCGGTGACGAACTCACCTTCACGCTCAGCTTCAGCGACGGGAAGACCGCCCAGTTCAGCGCGGTCGCCAAGCCGTTCACCGGCGCCGAGGAGAGCTACGACCCCGGTTCGGGCATGCCGATGGCTCCCACCCCGGGGATGAGCATGAGCCCGGCCGCATGA
- a CDS encoding copper resistance CopC family protein: MGQLPGIPRRTSAGLRTLASAATIAVLATAVAVLAAAPPAVAHGTLAMSTPAEGATVNGPLTAVELHFTEKVASNAYFTITAPGGGRVDNGWTYGAPTTLAKPVREYFLVEGKFEPREYTTGFPALVTVAHLPAAGQYSVSYLSVASDGDPVRGTLTFRYSGRPTPAPKDWRPPTNQPDPALLAAAERHGTSGQGTASSTASAAPAGASALPTATAAGASVPPAAAPPATQADEGGPGWLGWTGWAVAIAVVVAGLGLWRSGRIPGSRSTRSGRSRPVPVRGARLPEPRRGGAGRAGSGSRRATVTGDAKSAGPAVASGAGPRAKGAAAGRKRAVVPAVGKGGAVLTARAPADPVDDPTPPAPAESDVDAPGLPRVGPGLSNTRLALLAGGLVVALLAGFGLGRLGAGDGRTAGTPASAPAGAASAQGDGPLSATDGHQHAPGTGPHSHRGDTGATLATGTAVSAGGYTLQPARRSQPAGASADYSFRIVGTDRRPATRFAVMHDKPLHMIVVGRDLAGYQHLHPTMAPDGTWTVPLRLARAGGYRVYADFTVTGGDGTQVPLVLGVDHVVPGAHTPVAVPAAQPQTTAGPFTVAMAGTPTVGVTAPMTFRVNRTDGTAPAQLERYLGAYGHLVVVREGDLGYVHVHPELELVDGAVKFWLTTPSAGRYRAFFDFQVAGQVHTAEYTMDVG, encoded by the coding sequence ATGGGTCAACTCCCCGGGATCCCGCGCCGGACATCCGCCGGTCTGCGTACGCTCGCCTCCGCCGCGACGATCGCCGTCCTCGCCACCGCGGTCGCCGTACTCGCCGCCGCCCCGCCCGCCGTGGCACACGGAACGCTGGCGATGTCCACACCGGCCGAGGGGGCAACGGTCAACGGGCCGCTGACCGCCGTGGAACTCCACTTCACGGAGAAGGTGGCGTCGAACGCGTACTTCACCATCACCGCGCCGGGCGGCGGGCGGGTCGACAACGGCTGGACGTACGGGGCACCGACGACCCTGGCCAAGCCGGTGCGGGAGTACTTCCTGGTGGAGGGGAAGTTCGAGCCACGGGAGTACACGACGGGCTTTCCCGCGCTGGTGACGGTGGCGCACCTGCCGGCCGCCGGCCAGTACTCGGTCAGCTACCTCTCGGTGGCCTCCGACGGGGATCCGGTCCGGGGCACCCTGACGTTCCGGTACAGCGGCCGCCCGACACCGGCGCCGAAGGACTGGCGCCCGCCGACCAACCAGCCGGACCCGGCGCTGCTGGCCGCCGCCGAGCGGCACGGTACCTCCGGCCAGGGCACAGCCTCGTCCACCGCTTCCGCCGCACCTGCCGGGGCGTCCGCCCTGCCCACCGCCACAGCTGCCGGAGCGTCGGTTCCGCCCGCCGCCGCCCCGCCCGCGACGCAGGCCGACGAGGGCGGTCCGGGCTGGCTGGGCTGGACCGGCTGGGCGGTGGCGATCGCCGTCGTCGTCGCCGGTCTCGGGCTGTGGCGCTCCGGGCGGATCCCCGGGAGCCGGTCGACCCGCTCCGGGCGGTCACGCCCGGTCCCGGTCCGGGGCGCCAGGCTGCCGGAGCCCCGACGCGGAGGGGCCGGTCGCGCCGGTAGCGGCTCGAGGCGCGCCACGGTCACCGGAGATGCGAAGTCGGCCGGCCCGGCCGTCGCAAGCGGAGCCGGCCCGAGAGCCAAGGGTGCCGCCGCAGGCCGGAAACGGGCCGTGGTCCCGGCCGTGGGCAAGGGCGGCGCGGTCCTCACGGCTCGGGCACCGGCAGATCCGGTGGACGACCCGACGCCGCCCGCGCCGGCCGAATCCGACGTCGACGCACCCGGGTTGCCACGGGTCGGGCCCGGGCTGAGCAACACCCGGCTGGCGCTGCTGGCCGGCGGGTTGGTGGTGGCTCTGCTGGCTGGCTTCGGGCTGGGCCGGCTGGGCGCCGGTGACGGAAGGACGGCGGGCACGCCGGCGAGCGCGCCCGCCGGTGCGGCCTCCGCGCAGGGCGACGGCCCGCTCTCGGCGACGGACGGGCACCAGCACGCGCCCGGCACCGGGCCGCACAGCCATCGGGGCGACACCGGGGCGACGCTGGCCACCGGTACGGCGGTCAGCGCGGGCGGGTACACGCTCCAGCCGGCCCGGCGTTCCCAGCCGGCCGGGGCGAGCGCCGACTACTCGTTCCGGATCGTCGGGACCGATCGCAGGCCGGCGACCCGGTTCGCGGTGATGCACGATAAGCCGCTGCACATGATCGTCGTCGGTCGTGACCTCGCCGGGTACCAGCATCTGCACCCCACGATGGCGCCCGACGGCACCTGGACCGTTCCGCTCCGGCTGGCCCGGGCGGGCGGCTACCGCGTGTACGCCGACTTCACCGTCACCGGAGGCGATGGCACCCAGGTGCCGCTGGTCCTGGGCGTGGACCACGTCGTTCCGGGCGCGCACACCCCGGTCGCGGTGCCGGCGGCGCAGCCGCAGACAACGGCGGGGCCGTTCACGGTGGCGATGGCGGGCACACCCACGGTGGGCGTGACCGCGCCGATGACCTTCCGGGTGAACCGCACCGACGGCACCGCGCCGGCACAGCTGGAGCGCTACCTGGGTGCGTACGGCCACCTGGTCGTGGTGCGCGAGGGCGACCTGGGGTACGTGCACGTGCATCCGGAACTCGAACTGGTCGACGGGGCGGTGAAGTTCTGGCTGACCACGCCGAGCGCGGGGCGCTACCGGGCCTTCTTCGACTTCCAGGTGGCGGGGCAGGTGCATACCGCCGAGTACACGATGGACGTCGGCTGA
- a CDS encoding DHA2 family efflux MFS transporter permease subunit — MTNQAAGAPDKLDGAVLKIAGVVVLGAIMSILDITVVSVALPTFQSEFDATYAEVAWTMTGYTLALATVIPLSGWAADRFGTKRLYMLALLLFTLGSVLCATADSIGQLIAYRVLQGLGGGMLMPLGMTIMTRAAGPERIGRLMAVLGIPMLLGPIGGPILGGWLIEAESWHWIFLINLPIGAAALVYAAVVLPKDNAEPSQSFDFVGMLMLSPGLALFLFGVSSLPETGTIATTKVWSTMLVGALLVVGFVLYSFKPKHPLLDLRLFRNRNLTVASISLFVFIIAFMGAGLLFPSYFLQVGGESTLHAGLLMAPQGIGAMLTMPIAGMLADKIPVGRTVPFAMALIAAGFFTFTQVGTDTSYWLLCGSLFVMGLGMGGTMMPIMTSALRTLTNHEVARGSTLVNILQQIGSSIGAAIMSVILTSQLNGSNPIPGLTDPQTGEPITEAGAAIANQHGAQLPLEPSILQRGLEFVADSFATTFWVGFALVLLTFIPIAFLPRRRAASRLSADPSGDGGEDRTATPVLIH, encoded by the coding sequence GTGACCAATCAAGCCGCTGGGGCGCCCGACAAACTCGACGGCGCCGTCCTCAAGATAGCCGGAGTGGTCGTGCTCGGCGCGATCATGTCGATCCTTGACATCACCGTCGTCAGCGTCGCGCTGCCGACCTTCCAGAGCGAGTTCGACGCCACGTACGCCGAGGTTGCCTGGACCATGACGGGCTACACCCTGGCGCTCGCCACGGTGATCCCGCTCAGCGGCTGGGCCGCCGACCGGTTCGGTACCAAGCGGCTCTACATGCTCGCCCTGCTGCTGTTCACGCTCGGCTCGGTGCTCTGCGCGACCGCCGACTCGATCGGTCAACTCATCGCCTACCGGGTGTTGCAGGGCCTGGGCGGTGGCATGCTCATGCCACTCGGTATGACGATCATGACCCGTGCCGCCGGTCCGGAGCGGATCGGCCGGCTGATGGCGGTCCTCGGTATCCCGATGCTGCTCGGCCCGATCGGCGGGCCGATCCTCGGCGGCTGGCTGATCGAAGCGGAGAGCTGGCACTGGATCTTCCTGATCAACCTCCCGATCGGCGCGGCCGCGCTCGTGTACGCGGCCGTCGTGCTGCCGAAGGACAATGCCGAACCGTCCCAGTCGTTCGACTTCGTCGGCATGCTGATGCTGTCGCCGGGCCTCGCGCTGTTCCTCTTCGGTGTCTCGTCGCTGCCGGAGACCGGCACGATCGCCACCACCAAGGTCTGGTCGACGATGCTGGTCGGCGCACTCCTGGTGGTCGGTTTCGTCCTGTACTCGTTCAAACCGAAGCACCCGCTGCTCGACCTCCGGCTGTTCCGCAACCGCAACCTGACGGTGGCGTCGATCTCGCTGTTCGTCTTCATCATCGCGTTCATGGGTGCCGGCCTGCTGTTCCCGAGCTACTTCCTGCAGGTCGGTGGCGAGTCGACCCTGCACGCCGGTCTGCTGATGGCGCCGCAGGGCATCGGCGCGATGCTCACGATGCCGATCGCCGGCATGCTGGCCGACAAGATCCCGGTCGGCCGGACCGTGCCGTTCGCGATGGCGCTCATCGCCGCCGGGTTCTTCACCTTTACCCAGGTCGGTACGGACACCTCGTACTGGCTGCTGTGCGGCTCGCTGTTCGTGATGGGTCTCGGCATGGGTGGCACGATGATGCCGATCATGACGTCGGCACTGCGTACGCTGACCAACCACGAGGTGGCCCGCGGCTCCACGCTGGTGAACATCCTCCAGCAGATCGGCAGCTCGATCGGCGCCGCCATCATGTCGGTGATCCTCACCAGCCAGCTGAACGGGTCGAACCCGATCCCGGGCCTGACCGACCCGCAGACCGGGGAGCCGATCACCGAGGCCGGCGCGGCGATCGCCAACCAGCACGGCGCGCAGTTGCCGCTGGAGCCGTCGATCCTGCAGCGCGGTCTGGAGTTCGTGGCCGACTCCTTCGCCACGACGTTCTGGGTCGGCTTCGCACTGGTGCTGCTGACGTTCATCCCGATCGCGTTCCTGCCCCGCAGGCGCGCGGCATCGCGGTTGTCGGCGGACCCGAGCGGTGACGGCGGCGAGGACCGCACGGCTACGCCGGTGTTGATCCACTGA